From Funiculus sociatus GB2-C1:
AACCATTTACCCAACTGTTGCCCCTCGTTGAGACGTTGGCATCAGCCCTCCGACCCTCTCTGAACATACCGTTTGCATTCTTCGGTCATAGTATGGGTGCCTTGATTAGCTTTGAACTAGCCCGTCAACTCCGCAGACAGGGCGCTCCCGAACCCGTTCACTTGTTTGTTTCTAGCCGCCCTGCTCCCCAACTACCCGATTTAGAACCCATCCATCAATTGCCTGAAGCCGCCTTTGTTGCAGAACTATGTAGTCGTTACAATGGTCTACCGGAGGTATTGCTGCACAATACTGAGCTGATAAAGCTTTTTCTGCCGCTTCTGCGAACAGACTTTGCAATTTTTGAAACATATATTTACACAACTGAGGCTTCACTCGACTGTCCTATCTCTGCCTTCGGTGGCTTGCAGGATAGTACGGTTAGCCAGGAAGATCTCTTAGCTTGGCGTCACCAGACTTGTAAGTCTTTCACACTGCAAATGTTTAACGGCGACCACTTCTTCCTGCAAGATGCCCGAACCCTCCTGTTACAGACTGTAGGTCAAGAGCTAATGCAGCAGATGAGCCTATGAAGACTTTTAATATGTTGTGGTTCTCTCCATCCGCTAACTTTGTACTATCCAAAGATGAAGTCTATGTCTGGCGTGCTTCTCCCAACCAACCCACATTGCTTGTTCAGCAGCTAGCACAAACGCTCTCTGTTAACGGGCAGGTAAAAGCCGACCGTTTCTGTTTGTATGCGGTTACGTGCGATCGCGAGATTGGCATCGACCTCGAACACATCCGCCCCATTTCTGACACCGAGCAGATCGCACAACGCTTCTTTTCGGATCGAGAGTATGCTGTATTGTGTACGCTCCCTCAAAGCCAAAAGCAAGCAGCATTTTTTAATTGTTGGACTCGCAAAGAAGCATACATCAAGGCAATGGGGCGACGTTTTTCGCTCCCTCTAAACCAATTTGAGGTTTCCTTGACACCGGGAGAGCCAGCAGCATTATTGGGTACTCTAGGAGAGCCACAAGAAGCTTCCCGTTGGTCGTTTCGAGAGCTAACTCCTGACCCTGAGTATGTGGCAGCTCTTGCAGTAGAGGGCAATGGCTGGCAACTTCAGTGTTTTCAGTGGTCAAGCTAGCCAAGCATAGCCTACGGCAAAGCTATCGCCTACGGAGAAACGCCTTTGTATAGTAATGGAGAAATTCTGGTCGCTACAACTACAGTTCGGCTACTTTGCCCCTGGTGACAGCGATGTTCAAACTACCCTATCCCGTGAAAAGTCAGCTTGCAAAATTGGGATGCTCCCGTCCCGAAGCCACATGAGTACTGCCAAATGGAATGTACTTGATCTGGATAAGCAGAAGCCAAAAAATATCCCATTTTGACGAAAGATTAGCTCTGGAAAATGGGTTGTGGAGTTCATAAACTTATGATTGAACTTTGATACGAAAAACACTAGAACTTAGATGAAGATAAGCTTTGTTAAGTTGGTTAGCCAGTCCGAATCCAACTTTTGATTAAAGCCTTTATCGAACCAATCCAGATGATAACAAATATAATCAGAAATTCTATGAAAGCTGTCATAAGTAATGGGTATGGATCTGCTTGTGTCCTCCAATACACTTCGGTTGAAAAGCCTATCCCCAAAACCAACCAACTGCTAGTCAAAATTTATGCCACCAGCGTCAATCCTATAGATTGGAAAATCCGAAAAGGTTTGCTCAAGTTATTTACGGGTAGTAAATTCCCGATGATCTTGGGGTTTGACATTTCAGGAGAAGTGGTAGCAGTAGGTAACTCTGTTACGCAATTCCAACCTGGAGAGCAAATCTACGCATACCTCGATTCTTTTCCTGGCGGAGCTTACGCTGAGTATGCAGTAGTTTCTGAACAGGCAGCTTGTCTCAAACCTAGCAACATGACCCATACTCAAGCGGCGGCTGTGCCTCTAGCCGCCCTAACTGCTCTGCAAGCATTACGAGATGGGGGCAAAATTCAGCAGGGATATAATGTCCTAATAAACGGTAGTTCAGGTGGAGTGGGTAGCTTTGCCGTTCAAATTGCTAAGGCACTCTCAGCTGAAGTGACGGCTGTATGCAGTACCAAGAATATCGAATTGGTAAAATCGCTGGGAGCTGACCGCATCATCAATTATAAAATACAAGACTTCACGCAGGATAAGGCTAAGTACGACATCGTTTTCAATACAGTAGCCAATCAATCCTTTTCTCAATGCAAAAGAATTTTGAAACCTAATGGGATTTACCTCACCACTTTGCCCACCGCCGAAAGCTTTGTGCAAAGTTTCCTTACTTCTGTTATGCCAGGTAAAAAGGCAAAACTCATCATGGTCAAACCCAGTGGCAAGGATTTGGCTTACCTAAAGGAACTGATTGAAGTCGATAAGATTCGGTCGGTTATCGAGCAAACTTATCCTCTATCAGAAGTAGCCAAGGCTCATTCAATC
This genomic window contains:
- a CDS encoding thioesterase II family protein, whose product is MSTLIFSPWLACPKPNPQAHLRLFCFPYAGGGASTFRTWTDDLPADIEVCPVQLPGRENRLGEQPFTQLLPLVETLASALRPSLNIPFAFFGHSMGALISFELARQLRRQGAPEPVHLFVSSRPAPQLPDLEPIHQLPEAAFVAELCSRYNGLPEVLLHNTELIKLFLPLLRTDFAIFETYIYTTEASLDCPISAFGGLQDSTVSQEDLLAWRHQTCKSFTLQMFNGDHFFLQDARTLLLQTVGQELMQQMSL
- a CDS encoding NAD(P)-dependent alcohol dehydrogenase; this translates as MKAVISNGYGSACVLQYTSVEKPIPKTNQLLVKIYATSVNPIDWKIRKGLLKLFTGSKFPMILGFDISGEVVAVGNSVTQFQPGEQIYAYLDSFPGGAYAEYAVVSEQAACLKPSNMTHTQAAAVPLAALTALQALRDGGKIQQGYNVLINGSSGGVGSFAVQIAKALSAEVTAVCSTKNIELVKSLGADRIINYKIQDFTQDKAKYDIVFNTVANQSFSQCKRILKPNGIYLTTLPTAESFVQSFLTSVMPGKKAKLIMVKPSGKDLAYLKELIEVDKIRSVIEQTYPLSEVAKAHSISEQGHVVGKLAISVP
- a CDS encoding 4'-phosphopantetheinyl transferase family protein is translated as MKTFNMLWFSPSANFVLSKDEVYVWRASPNQPTLLVQQLAQTLSVNGQVKADRFCLYAVTCDREIGIDLEHIRPISDTEQIAQRFFSDREYAVLCTLPQSQKQAAFFNCWTRKEAYIKAMGRRFSLPLNQFEVSLTPGEPAALLGTLGEPQEASRWSFRELTPDPEYVAALAVEGNGWQLQCFQWSS